The following proteins are encoded in a genomic region of Bacillus sp. FJAT-22090:
- a CDS encoding 3-hydroxybutyryl-CoA dehydrogenase, giving the protein MTIQKVMVIGAGQMGSGIAQVCAQAGFEVKLNDREDQFYDRGIQTITKNLSRNVEKGRMTEEEKQAVLSNITKSLSIEDANDVDIVIEAAVENMEIKQSIFKQLDEITPKHAILATNTSSLPITEIAAVTNRPEQVIGMHFMNPVPVMKLVEIIRGLATSDEVYAAIEDMTKKLGKVPVEVNDFPGFVSNRILMPMINEAIYTLYEGVASKEAIDDVMKMGMNHPMGPLQLADFIGLDTCLYIMEILHEGFGDSKYRPCPLLRKYVKAGWLGKKSGRGFYIYE; this is encoded by the coding sequence ATGACAATCCAAAAAGTAATGGTAATTGGAGCAGGGCAAATGGGCTCAGGGATTGCTCAAGTTTGTGCACAAGCAGGTTTTGAAGTAAAGCTTAATGACCGTGAGGACCAATTTTACGATCGCGGAATCCAAACGATTACAAAAAACTTGTCACGCAATGTAGAAAAAGGACGAATGACTGAAGAGGAAAAACAAGCAGTACTAAGTAACATTACAAAATCCCTTTCCATTGAGGATGCTAACGATGTGGATATTGTCATCGAAGCAGCAGTTGAAAACATGGAAATCAAGCAATCTATTTTTAAGCAACTAGATGAAATCACACCAAAGCATGCGATTCTAGCAACAAATACATCCTCTCTACCAATTACAGAGATTGCAGCAGTAACGAATCGCCCCGAGCAAGTAATAGGTATGCATTTTATGAATCCAGTTCCAGTGATGAAACTAGTGGAAATTATTCGTGGTTTAGCAACTTCTGATGAAGTGTATGCAGCGATTGAAGATATGACAAAAAAACTTGGAAAAGTACCTGTTGAAGTAAATGATTTTCCAGGTTTCGTTTCCAACCGAATTCTAATGCCGATGATCAATGAAGCTATTTACACACTATATGAGGGTGTCGCTTCAAAAGAAGCAATCGATGATGTGATGAAAATGGGAATGAACCATCCAATGGGACCACTACAACTTGCAGATTTTATTGGCTTAGATACATGCTTATACATTATGGAAATCTTGCACGAAGGCTTTGGAGATAGTAAGTATCGTCCATGTCCACTACTTAGAAAATACGTCAAAGCAGGTTGGTTAGGGAAGAAGTCAGGCCGTGGCTTCTACATATACGAGTAA
- a CDS encoding acyl-CoA dehydrogenase codes for MNFQLSEEHEMIRKMVRDFAENEVAPTAAERDEEERFDREIFDKMAELGLTGIPWPEEYGGIGSDYLAYCIAVEELSRVCASTGVTLSAHTSLAGWPIFKYGNEEQKQKYLRPMAEGTKIGGYGLTEAGSGSDAGGMKTTAKLDGDHYVLNGSKIFITNGGIADIYVVFAVTDPTSKHKGTSAFIVEADFEGFSVGKKEKKLGIRSSPTTEIIFDNCRVPKENLLGEEGEGFIIAMKTLDGGRNGIAAQAVGISQGALEAAVGYAKERVQFGKPIVANQGVSFKLADMATATEASRLLTYQAAWLESNGLPYGKESAMAKLMAGDTAMKVTTEAVQVFGGYGYTKDYPVERFMRDAKITQIYEGTQEIQRLVISRMLTK; via the coding sequence ATGAATTTTCAACTATCCGAAGAGCATGAAATGATTCGTAAAATGGTGCGAGACTTTGCAGAAAACGAAGTAGCACCAACTGCTGCAGAGCGCGACGAGGAAGAACGCTTTGATCGTGAAATTTTCGATAAGATGGCTGAGCTTGGCTTAACGGGTATTCCTTGGCCAGAAGAATACGGCGGAATTGGTTCTGATTACCTTGCATACTGCATCGCCGTAGAAGAGTTATCACGAGTTTGTGCATCAACAGGAGTAACCCTTTCTGCACACACCTCTCTTGCAGGATGGCCGATTTTCAAATATGGCAATGAAGAACAAAAACAAAAATATCTTCGTCCAATGGCAGAAGGTACAAAAATTGGTGGATACGGTTTAACAGAGGCAGGTTCAGGATCTGACGCTGGTGGTATGAAAACAACAGCTAAATTAGATGGCGATCATTATGTATTGAATGGATCTAAAATCTTCATTACGAATGGTGGTATCGCAGATATCTATGTCGTTTTTGCGGTTACTGACCCAACATCCAAACATAAAGGCACGAGCGCATTTATTGTAGAAGCTGATTTTGAAGGATTCTCTGTTGGGAAAAAAGAAAAGAAACTAGGAATTCGTTCTTCTCCAACAACAGAAATTATTTTTGATAATTGCCGAGTACCAAAAGAAAATCTTCTTGGTGAAGAAGGTGAAGGTTTCATTATCGCGATGAAAACATTGGATGGGGGACGTAATGGTATTGCTGCGCAAGCAGTGGGGATTTCGCAAGGAGCACTTGAAGCTGCAGTAGGTTATGCAAAGGAACGTGTTCAATTCGGAAAGCCAATTGTTGCAAATCAAGGTGTATCATTCAAGCTTGCTGATATGGCAACTGCAACAGAGGCATCACGTCTGCTTACGTATCAAGCAGCTTGGTTAGAATCCAACGGACTTCCTTATGGGAAAGAATCTGCTATGGCAAAATTGATGGCTGGAGATACAGCCATGAAAGTAACAACAGAGGCAGTGCAAGTATTTGGTGGATATGGATATACAAAAGATTACCCGGTTGAACGCTTTATGCGAGATGCAAAAATTACACAAATATACGAGGGCACACAAGAAATTCAACGCCTTGTTATTTCTCGTATGCTAACAAAGTAA
- a CDS encoding acyl-CoA dehydrogenase gives MELTFTEEQLMMRNMVRDFAKTEIEPFIERMEQGEFPREIIKKMGELGLMGITVPEKYGGSEMDFTSYVIAINELSKVSAVIGVILSVHTSVGTSPILYFGNEEQKNKYVPKLASGESLGAFCLTEPSAGSDAGALKTKAVLKGDHYVLNGSKVFITNGGEADINIVFASTDTSKGSKGITAFIVEKDTPGFIVGKDEEKMGLHGSRTVQLTFEDMKIPVENRLGEEGEGFKIAMANLNTGRIGIATQALGIAEAALEAAVGYAKERVQFGKPIAANQGVGFKLADMATAVEAARLLVYRSASLREQGLPCGKEASMAKLFASKTAVDVAIEAVQVFGGYGYTEDYPVERYFRDAKITEIYEGTSEIQRIVIGKHVIN, from the coding sequence ATGGAATTAACATTCACAGAAGAACAACTTATGATGCGCAATATGGTTCGAGACTTTGCAAAAACGGAAATCGAGCCTTTTATTGAACGAATGGAGCAAGGAGAGTTCCCCCGTGAAATTATTAAAAAAATGGGTGAGCTTGGCTTGATGGGAATCACGGTTCCTGAAAAATACGGCGGTTCTGAAATGGATTTTACGAGCTATGTTATAGCGATCAACGAGCTTTCAAAGGTAAGTGCTGTTATAGGTGTGATTCTCTCCGTTCATACATCCGTAGGAACAAGTCCGATACTTTATTTTGGAAATGAAGAGCAAAAGAATAAATACGTACCAAAGCTTGCTTCTGGAGAATCCCTTGGAGCATTTTGTTTAACAGAACCTTCAGCTGGATCGGATGCTGGTGCATTAAAAACAAAAGCAGTGTTGAAGGGCGACCACTATGTATTGAATGGGTCTAAGGTTTTTATCACAAATGGTGGTGAAGCAGATATTAACATCGTGTTTGCTTCAACAGATACATCCAAAGGGTCAAAAGGCATTACTGCATTCATCGTTGAAAAGGATACACCAGGGTTTATTGTCGGGAAAGATGAAGAGAAAATGGGCTTGCATGGCTCAAGAACAGTCCAACTCACATTTGAAGATATGAAAATACCAGTAGAAAATAGACTGGGTGAAGAGGGCGAAGGTTTTAAAATCGCTATGGCTAATTTAAATACTGGACGTATCGGAATTGCTACGCAAGCATTAGGCATTGCGGAAGCGGCACTGGAGGCGGCGGTAGGATATGCGAAAGAGCGCGTGCAATTTGGTAAACCGATCGCAGCAAATCAAGGTGTTGGCTTTAAGCTTGCTGATATGGCGACAGCAGTAGAGGCAGCAAGGCTTCTTGTTTACCGTTCAGCAAGTCTTCGCGAACAAGGTCTTCCTTGCGGAAAAGAAGCATCAATGGCTAAATTATTCGCATCCAAAACAGCGGTTGACGTTGCAATAGAAGCAGTTCAAGTATTCGGCGGATATGGCTATACAGAAGACTACCCGGTAGAACGTTATTTCCGTGACGCAAAAATTACGGAAATCTACGAGGGAACTAGTGAAATTCAACGAATCGTAATAGGTAAGCATGTGATTAATTAA
- a CDS encoding TetR/AcrR family transcriptional regulator gives MEKKHEVKTSVKDENLIEKRRHQMIRAAVTLFKEKGFHRATTREIAKEAGFSIGTLYEYIRTKEDVLYLVCDSIYNEVHDKLSQITLENGTIDDLKNAIRHYYGVINDMQDEFVVMYQESKSLPKNALDYVLKKELEMVDIFHKILNGCIQTGELKLTDAQAKLYAHTLVVQGQMWAFRRWALRKEFTIEQFTELQIEFVLNGMGK, from the coding sequence ATGGAAAAAAAGCATGAAGTAAAGACTTCGGTGAAAGATGAAAACCTCATTGAAAAAAGACGTCACCAAATGATTCGTGCAGCTGTTACTTTATTCAAAGAGAAAGGCTTTCATCGAGCGACAACGAGAGAAATTGCAAAGGAAGCCGGGTTTAGTATAGGCACCTTGTATGAATACATTCGCACAAAGGAAGATGTCCTCTATTTAGTCTGCGATAGTATATACAATGAAGTACATGACAAGCTCTCACAAATAACGTTGGAGAATGGTACGATAGACGACCTCAAAAATGCTATCCGTCATTATTATGGGGTAATTAATGACATGCAAGATGAGTTCGTTGTCATGTATCAAGAATCCAAATCCTTGCCAAAAAACGCACTAGATTACGTATTAAAGAAAGAATTAGAAATGGTTGATATTTTCCATAAAATTCTTAATGGTTGTATACAAACTGGGGAACTGAAATTGACAGATGCCCAAGCAAAACTTTACGCGCATACCCTTGTAGTCCAAGGTCAAATGTGGGCATTTAGAAGATGGGCATTGCGTAAGGAATTTACAATTGAACAATTTACGGAACTACAAATAGAATTTGTACTAAATGGGATGGGGAAATAA
- a CDS encoding acetyl-CoA C-acetyltransferase, translating into MVKTVILDGARTAFGKFGGALSSLTASDLGGVAIKEALTRAGIDADQVEEVIMGSVLQAGQGQIPSRQAATKAGIPWSVKTETINKVCASGMRSVTLADQLIRVGDEEIIVAGGMESMSNAPYYLPKGRFGLRMGDGQLVDGMVYDGLSCSFHPKNVHMGTYGNSTAESFELSREKQDEWSYRSHDRALKAIDNGILAEEIVSVEIPQRKGEPIVVEKDEAPRRDTSLESLAKLKPAFGSEGTITAGNAPGVNDGACAIVLTNEQKAKELGKEPLAYVLGHAEVAIEPENFPQTPGIVINKLLDKTGKNLAEIDLFEINEAFAAVALVSSEIAGLDEEKVNVNGGAVALGHPIGASGARIILTLAYELKRRGGGIGIAAICSGGGQGDAIMIEVPKTGGKDA; encoded by the coding sequence TTGGTAAAGACAGTTATTTTGGATGGAGCACGTACAGCATTTGGAAAGTTTGGGGGAGCACTGAGTAGTTTAACCGCTTCTGATTTAGGTGGAGTAGCTATTAAAGAGGCACTAACTCGTGCTGGTATAGACGCAGATCAAGTGGAAGAAGTCATAATGGGTTCTGTATTACAAGCAGGTCAAGGTCAAATACCTTCACGACAAGCGGCAACAAAAGCGGGTATTCCTTGGTCTGTTAAAACAGAAACGATTAATAAAGTTTGTGCTTCTGGAATGCGTAGTGTCACGCTTGCAGATCAATTAATTCGTGTAGGTGATGAAGAAATCATTGTGGCAGGTGGAATGGAATCCATGTCTAATGCTCCTTATTATTTACCAAAAGGGAGATTTGGCCTTCGAATGGGAGATGGCCAATTAGTTGATGGAATGGTTTATGACGGACTTTCTTGTTCATTCCATCCCAAAAATGTACACATGGGAACGTACGGAAACTCTACAGCAGAGTCTTTTGAATTATCACGTGAGAAGCAAGATGAATGGTCATATAGAAGTCATGACCGTGCTTTAAAAGCAATCGATAATGGCATTTTAGCAGAGGAAATTGTTTCAGTAGAAATACCTCAACGAAAGGGAGAACCAATCGTTGTTGAGAAGGACGAAGCACCTCGACGTGATACATCTTTAGAGTCACTAGCTAAGCTAAAGCCAGCATTTGGTAGCGAGGGAACGATTACAGCAGGAAATGCACCTGGAGTAAATGACGGGGCATGTGCAATCGTTTTGACAAATGAACAAAAAGCAAAAGAGCTTGGAAAAGAGCCACTTGCATACGTTTTAGGTCATGCAGAGGTAGCGATTGAACCAGAAAACTTCCCACAAACACCTGGTATCGTGATTAATAAATTGTTAGATAAAACAGGGAAAAATCTTGCAGAAATCGATCTATTTGAAATAAATGAAGCTTTTGCTGCTGTAGCATTAGTAAGCAGTGAAATAGCTGGTCTAGATGAAGAAAAAGTAAACGTGAACGGTGGAGCTGTGGCACTTGGACATCCGATTGGAGCATCCGGAGCACGTATTATTCTTACACTTGCATACGAATTAAAACGCCGTGGTGGTGGGATTGGGATTGCAGCTATTTGTTCCGGTGGTGGTCAAGGCGACGCTATTATGATTGAAGTTCCTAAAACAGGGGGGAAAGACGCATGA
- the icmF gene encoding fused isobutyryl-CoA mutase/GTPase IcmF codes for MSTVEVYRPKNHVRFVSASSLFDGHDASINIMRRILQASGAEVIHLGHNRSVEEVVNAAIQEDVQGIAISSYQGGHVEYFKYMKDLLVERGAPHIRIFGGGGGVIIPKEIKELQEYGISGIFSPEDGRKLGLQGMINQMLMECDVPTKASGAKDEISEVSTEKPEVLAHLITLAEEAHQTNDAEAKEMLEQAKALSKGTPVLGITGTGGAGKSSLTDELIRRFLHELPDKKIAVLSIDPTKQKTGGALLGDRIRMNAIFNKRVFMRSLATRGSRTELSGAIADVLDVVKVAGFDLIIVETSGIGQGDAEITNVSDVSMYVMTSEFGAPSQLEKIDMIDYADLIVINKFERKGSEDALRQVQKQYQRSRELWHDDLDTMPVYGTIASQFNDKGTNSLFAALVAVMNEKTGTNWETTYEQFVKTQKQNVIIPNDRRYYLREITDTVRGYHKKSEEQVAFARRLFQLEGAIEVVKEKAADDTLVHSLESLANGVRDELTAESKRILENWAALKEAYAGDEFVTKIRDKEIRTILRTESLSGLKIPKVVLPKFVDFGEILRWVYKENVPGSFPYTAGVFPFKREGEDPKRQFAGEGTPERTNRRFHYLSKDDDAKRLSTAFDSVTLYGEDPDHRPDIYGKVGESGVSICTLEDMKKLYDGFDLCAPSTSVSMTINGPAPIILAMFMNTAIDQQVRLREEELGRTLSVEEFTEVKAATLQVVRGTVQADILKEDQGQNTCIFSTEFALRMMGDIQQYFIDHKVRNYYSVSISGYHIAEAGANPISQLAFTLSNGFTYVEYYLSRGMNIDDFAPNLSFFFSNGLDPEYTVIGRVARRIWAVVMRDKYGANDRSQKLKYHVQTSGRSLHAQEIDFNDIRTTLQALMALQDNCNSLHTNAYDEAITTPTEESVRRAMAIQMIITKEHGLSKNENPLQGAFIVEELTDLVEEAVLSEFDRINDRGGVLGAMETQYQRGKIQEESMYYEMKKHTGELPIIGVNTYLNPNPASEEDIDNMELARATKEEKETQITNLRSFQKKNELEAAEALNRLKQVAMTGGNIFEELMTTVQKASLGQITNALYEVGGQYRRNM; via the coding sequence ATGTCTACTGTAGAAGTATATCGTCCAAAAAATCATGTCCGTTTTGTATCAGCATCGAGTCTATTTGATGGACATGATGCGTCGATTAATATTATGCGACGTATTTTACAAGCTAGCGGAGCGGAAGTAATCCACTTGGGTCACAACCGTTCGGTAGAAGAAGTGGTGAATGCTGCGATTCAAGAGGATGTTCAAGGGATTGCCATATCTTCCTATCAAGGAGGACATGTTGAGTATTTTAAATATATGAAGGATTTACTCGTAGAACGTGGTGCACCTCATATTCGTATATTTGGCGGTGGCGGCGGAGTAATCATTCCGAAAGAAATAAAAGAACTGCAAGAATACGGTATATCGGGTATTTTCTCTCCAGAGGATGGCCGTAAACTTGGCCTTCAAGGTATGATCAATCAAATGCTTATGGAATGTGATGTTCCGACTAAAGCTTCAGGAGCAAAAGACGAGATTTCCGAAGTATCTACGGAGAAACCGGAAGTGCTAGCTCATCTGATTACATTAGCAGAGGAAGCGCATCAAACAAATGATGCTGAAGCAAAAGAAATGCTAGAACAAGCGAAAGCTTTATCAAAAGGTACACCAGTGTTAGGTATCACGGGTACTGGTGGGGCAGGGAAAAGTTCATTAACAGACGAATTAATTCGCCGATTCCTACACGAATTACCGGATAAAAAGATTGCCGTTCTATCCATTGACCCGACGAAACAAAAGACTGGTGGGGCACTGCTAGGTGACCGTATCCGAATGAATGCTATTTTCAATAAACGTGTATTTATGCGTAGTTTGGCAACACGTGGATCTCGTACAGAATTATCTGGTGCGATTGCAGATGTCCTTGATGTTGTTAAAGTAGCGGGCTTTGATTTAATAATTGTAGAAACAAGTGGTATCGGGCAAGGGGATGCAGAAATCACTAATGTATCAGACGTTTCTATGTATGTAATGACAAGTGAATTTGGTGCACCATCTCAATTAGAAAAGATTGATATGATCGATTACGCAGATTTGATTGTTATCAATAAATTCGAACGAAAAGGTTCAGAAGACGCACTTCGTCAAGTACAAAAACAATATCAACGCAGCCGTGAATTATGGCACGATGATTTGGACACAATGCCTGTTTACGGGACGATTGCTAGCCAATTTAATGATAAAGGCACCAATTCTTTATTTGCAGCTTTAGTTGCTGTGATGAATGAAAAAACTGGCACCAACTGGGAGACAACCTACGAGCAATTTGTGAAAACTCAAAAGCAAAACGTAATAATTCCAAATGATCGTCGTTATTATTTACGTGAAATCACAGACACTGTTCGTGGATATCATAAAAAATCCGAGGAACAAGTAGCTTTTGCACGAAGATTGTTCCAATTAGAAGGTGCAATAGAAGTAGTAAAAGAAAAAGCGGCAGATGATACATTAGTTCACTCACTAGAATCATTAGCTAACGGAGTACGAGACGAACTTACTGCTGAATCAAAACGTATACTGGAGAACTGGGCAGCTCTAAAAGAAGCATATGCTGGAGATGAATTCGTAACAAAAATCCGTGATAAGGAAATTCGCACGATTCTTCGTACAGAAAGCTTATCAGGGCTGAAAATACCAAAAGTTGTACTGCCAAAATTCGTTGATTTTGGTGAAATTTTAAGATGGGTTTACAAAGAAAATGTACCCGGCTCATTCCCATATACAGCTGGAGTTTTCCCATTCAAAAGAGAAGGGGAAGATCCAAAGAGACAATTTGCAGGAGAGGGAACACCAGAACGTACGAACCGTCGCTTTCATTATTTATCTAAAGATGACGATGCAAAACGTCTTTCAACTGCATTTGACTCGGTAACATTGTATGGTGAAGATCCAGATCATCGACCTGATATTTATGGGAAAGTCGGCGAATCTGGCGTAAGCATTTGTACGTTAGAGGATATGAAAAAGCTATATGACGGGTTTGATTTATGTGCACCATCAACCTCCGTTTCAATGACAATCAATGGTCCTGCACCAATCATTTTGGCAATGTTTATGAATACAGCAATTGATCAGCAAGTTCGCCTTCGCGAGGAGGAGCTTGGACGTACTCTATCTGTGGAAGAATTTACAGAAGTAAAGGCTGCGACACTCCAAGTAGTTCGAGGTACTGTTCAGGCAGATATATTAAAAGAAGACCAAGGTCAAAACACATGTATTTTCTCTACTGAATTTGCTTTACGTATGATGGGGGATATTCAACAATACTTTATTGACCATAAGGTTCGTAACTACTATTCCGTTTCTATTTCTGGATACCATATTGCAGAAGCTGGAGCGAATCCAATTTCTCAGCTGGCATTCACATTATCAAATGGCTTTACTTATGTGGAGTACTATTTGAGTCGTGGTATGAATATAGATGATTTTGCACCAAACTTATCTTTCTTCTTCTCAAATGGGTTGGATCCAGAGTACACAGTTATCGGACGTGTTGCCCGTCGTATTTGGGCAGTTGTGATGCGTGATAAATACGGTGCAAATGACCGTAGTCAAAAGTTAAAATATCACGTCCAAACATCTGGTAGAAGTCTACATGCGCAAGAAATTGACTTTAATGATATTCGAACAACTTTACAGGCGTTGATGGCACTTCAGGATAACTGTAACTCACTTCATACTAATGCTTATGATGAAGCAATTACAACACCGACGGAGGAATCTGTTCGTCGAGCAATGGCGATTCAAATGATTATTACAAAAGAACATGGATTATCAAAAAATGAAAATCCATTACAAGGTGCATTTATTGTAGAAGAACTAACAGACCTAGTAGAAGAAGCAGTTCTTTCAGAATTTGATCGTATAAACGACCGCGGTGGGGTTCTTGGAGCAATGGAAACGCAATACCAACGTGGAAAAATTCAAGAAGAATCTATGTACTATGAAATGAAAAAACACACGGGCGAACTTCCGATCATCGGTGTGAACACATACTTAAATCCGAATCCTGCTTCTGAAGAGGATATCGATAATATGGAACTAGCACGTGCAACAAAGGAAGAAAAAGAAACTCAAATAACGAACCTTCGAAGCTTCCAAAAGAAAAATGAGTTAGAAGCTGCTGAAGCTCTTAATCGTCTAAAGCAAGTAGCAATGACAGGTGGCAACATCTTCGAGGAGCTTATGACAACTGTCCAAAAAGCAAGTCTTGGGCAAATTACGAACGCTCTTTACGAGGTGGGCGGCCAGTATCGAAGAAACATGTAA
- a CDS encoding ECF transporter S component yields MKLRLLTLAAMYAALSTIGAFVKIPVGIGSAALDTVPALVSAAFLPPVYAGAASLVGHLSSSLYVGFPLGPFHIIIAVEMFLILFVFTKLHQTGHYLMKWVFFIVANSLLATLPFYWIISPAFFAGALPGITIATILNAGIAMIVSPVVERVMERVRMHA; encoded by the coding sequence ATGAAACTTCGTTTACTTACACTTGCAGCAATGTACGCAGCCCTATCTACAATAGGTGCATTCGTGAAAATTCCAGTTGGAATAGGAAGTGCCGCACTCGATACGGTTCCTGCATTAGTGTCAGCGGCTTTTCTGCCTCCCGTTTATGCAGGAGCAGCGTCACTCGTGGGACATTTATCTTCGTCGTTGTACGTAGGATTTCCACTTGGACCGTTCCATATAATCATTGCAGTAGAAATGTTTCTTATTTTATTCGTATTTACGAAGTTACATCAAACCGGCCATTATTTGATGAAATGGGTATTTTTCATCGTTGCCAATAGTTTGCTAGCAACACTTCCATTTTACTGGATCATTTCTCCTGCATTTTTTGCTGGAGCGTTACCTGGAATTACGATTGCAACTATATTAAATGCAGGAATCGCAATGATTGTCTCTCCAGTAGTTGAGCGAGTAATGGAGAGAGTGAGAATGCATGCGTAA
- a CDS encoding (Fe-S)-binding protein — protein MSPLLIANWLLFIAVTLYAIGLFVYLLRTRYAYIKLGKKVEFEDNVKERLRKIWVYVFGQKKLLKDKKSGTIHVMFFYGFLLVQFGAIDFIWKGLAPDSHLPLGPLYPAFTFFQEIVTFVILVAVLWAFYRRYIEKLVRLKRGWKNGLVLIFIGGLMVSVLVGNGMGMIWHGHEAVWSEPIASSIAILFGFVPPTAAAVVFYAMWWVHLLFLLTFLVYVPQSKHFHLITGPANVYFHRLDNVGKLRPINFEEEEDEEANEDEMPSFGVGRIQDFTQAQMIDFYACVECGRCTNMCPATGTGKMLSPMDLIVKLRDHLTLTGAVETKKKPWVPTLAFQGTKGNQLAMAAGAEGAVIEDIYSPSLIGDVITEEEIWACTTCRNCEDQCPVMNEHVDKIIDLRRYLVMTEGKMDADAQRAMTNIERQGNPWGLNRKEKENWRDARPDIHIPTVKEVSKAGEEFEYLFWVGSMGSFDNRSQKIALSFAHLMNEAGVKFAILGNKEKNSGDTPRRLGNEFLFQELASNNISEFEKAGVTKIVTIDPHAYNIFKNEYSDFGWNGEVLHHTEMLYDLVQAGRLKPQYAVEETITFHDSCYLGRYNDVYDAPREVLKAIPGVKLVEMDRNREKGMCCGAGGGLMWMEEHVGNRVNVARTEQALEVNPTIISSGCPYCLTMLSDGTKAKEVEETVGTYDIAELLEKSIFGEIMPSAEDEEVAPTVQ, from the coding sequence ATGAGTCCATTATTAATCGCAAACTGGTTACTGTTCATCGCAGTCACTTTGTATGCAATTGGTTTATTCGTATATCTACTTAGAACGAGGTATGCATATATCAAACTGGGGAAAAAAGTCGAATTTGAAGACAATGTGAAGGAAAGACTTCGCAAAATTTGGGTGTATGTGTTTGGGCAAAAGAAGCTTTTAAAGGATAAGAAAAGTGGAACGATTCACGTTATGTTCTTTTATGGTTTCTTACTTGTTCAGTTTGGAGCAATTGATTTTATTTGGAAAGGGTTAGCGCCAGATTCACATTTACCATTAGGTCCATTGTATCCAGCGTTTACGTTCTTCCAAGAAATTGTGACATTTGTTATTTTAGTAGCAGTCTTGTGGGCATTTTACAGACGCTATATTGAAAAATTAGTACGTTTAAAACGTGGTTGGAAAAATGGACTAGTTCTGATTTTTATCGGCGGGTTAATGGTTTCTGTTTTAGTAGGTAATGGTATGGGAATGATTTGGCATGGTCATGAGGCTGTATGGTCAGAGCCAATTGCATCTTCTATTGCAATCCTTTTTGGATTTGTTCCACCGACAGCTGCAGCAGTAGTTTTCTATGCAATGTGGTGGGTACATCTTTTATTCCTATTAACATTCTTAGTATATGTACCGCAATCAAAGCATTTCCACTTGATTACTGGTCCGGCAAACGTGTACTTCCACCGATTAGACAATGTTGGAAAGCTACGTCCAATCAATTTTGAAGAGGAAGAAGACGAAGAAGCAAATGAAGATGAAATGCCTTCATTCGGAGTAGGTCGCATTCAAGATTTTACGCAAGCACAGATGATTGATTTCTACGCATGTGTAGAATGTGGTCGTTGTACAAATATGTGTCCAGCAACGGGAACAGGTAAAATGCTTTCTCCAATGGACTTGATCGTGAAGCTTCGTGATCACTTAACATTAACTGGTGCAGTAGAAACGAAGAAAAAACCTTGGGTACCTACACTTGCGTTCCAAGGAACAAAAGGTAATCAACTTGCGATGGCTGCTGGGGCAGAAGGAGCAGTAATCGAAGACATTTATAGCCCATCCCTAATTGGAGATGTTATTACAGAAGAGGAAATTTGGGCATGTACAACTTGCCGTAACTGTGAAGACCAATGTCCTGTAATGAATGAGCATGTTGATAAAATTATCGATCTTCGCCGTTATTTAGTAATGACAGAAGGAAAAATGGACGCAGATGCACAACGCGCGATGACAAATATCGAGCGTCAAGGTAATCCATGGGGATTAAATCGTAAAGAAAAAGAAAACTGGAGAGATGCACGTCCAGATATTCATATTCCAACAGTGAAAGAAGTTTCAAAAGCTGGAGAAGAATTTGAGTACTTATTCTGGGTTGGCTCAATGGGATCCTTCGATAACCGTTCACAAAAAATCGCTTTATCGTTTGCACACTTGATGAACGAGGCTGGAGTGAAATTTGCGATTCTTGGTAATAAAGAAAAGAACTCTGGAGACACACCACGTCGCCTAGGGAACGAGTTTTTATTCCAAGAGCTAGCATCGAACAATATTTCAGAATTTGAAAAAGCTGGGGTAACTAAAATAGTAACAATTGATCCACATGCATATAATATCTTTAAAAATGAATATAGTGATTTTGGATGGAATGGAGAAGTTCTTCACCACACAGAAATGCTATATGATTTAGTTCAAGCTGGTCGCTTGAAACCACAATACGCAGTAGAAGAAACAATTACATTCCATGATTCTTGTTATTTAGGGCGATACAATGATGTCTATGACGCACCTCGTGAAGTGTTAAAAGCAATTCCAGGAGTGAAATTAGTTGAAATGGATCGTAACCGTGAAAAAGGAATGTGCTGTGGAGCAGGTGGCGGATTGATGTGGATGGAAGAGCATGTTGGAAACAGAGTCAACGTTGCTCGAACAGAACAGGCTTTAGAAGTAAATCCAACGATTATTTCTTCTGGATGTCCTTATTGCTTAACGATGCTCTCAGATGGCACGAAAGCGAAGGAAGTCGAAGAAACAGTTGGAACATACGATATCGCTGAGCTTCTAGAAAAATCTATTTTCGGTGAAATTATGCCATCAGCGGAAGATGAAGAAGTGGCACCAACTGTTCAATAA